A portion of the Lolium rigidum isolate FL_2022 chromosome 1, APGP_CSIRO_Lrig_0.1, whole genome shotgun sequence genome contains these proteins:
- the LOC124706813 gene encoding probable E3 ubiquitin-protein ligase RHC1A codes for MSAPGATGARPRQRRRWRLYWCYVCRRALRTVSSPTSDVFCPRCLGRFLHEIELPTPVHSPIEQLFQPPPPLPTYFQPPPPLPTYEGAPRHWVIYRGEDDDGDTPRPRRRRRVPSPPPAPGARGGLDGADAGPPATGFNPAEFFTGPNLNALIEGLTQNDRPGPAPAPTSAIESLPTVRISPAHMADGSQCPVCKEEFELGETARELPCKHAYHSDCIVPWLRLHNSCPVCRQELPPPTGESPDGSGGGDGDGGAERREPPGQLMAGWGPLAWLLMLGDPDVGGWEHGAERRGSREGDGADDGGGNASSGLSGPTIVQSFVLVAACFFFVSFFV; via the coding sequence ATGTCAGCGCCTGGCGCGACCGGCGCCCGTCCGCGGCAGCGCCGGAGGTGGCGCCTGTACTGGTGCTACGTGTGCCGCCGCGCCCTGCGCACCGTGTCGTCCCCCACCTCCGACGTCTTCTGCCCGCGCTGCCTCGGCcgcttcctccacgagatcgagcTGCCCACGCCGGTGCACTCACCGATCGAGCAGctcttccagccgccgccgccattgccCACGTacttccagccgccgccgccattgccCACGTACGAGGGCGCCCCTCGCCACTGGGTCATTTACAGgggcgaggacgacgacggcgacacgccgcgcccacgccgccgccgccgggtccCGTCCCCACCCCCGGCCccgggcgcgcgcggcggcctgGACGGCGCCGATGCCGGTCCACCGGCCACCGGCTTTAACCCAGCAGAGTTCTTCACCGGGCCCAACCTGAACGCGCTCATCGAGGGGCTCACGCAGAACGACCGCCCGggaccggcgccggcgccgacatCAGCCATCGAGTCGCTCCCCACGGTGCGCATCTCGCCGGCACACATGGCGGACGGCTCGCAGTGCCCCGTGTGCAAGGAGGAGTTCGAGCTCGGGGAGACCGCGCGCGAGCTGCCGTGCAAGCACGCCTACCACTCCGACTGCATCGTGCCGTGGCTCCGGCTCCATAACTCCTGCCCGGTCTGCCGCCAGGAGCTGCCACCGCCGACCGGCGAGTCTCCcgatggcagcggcggcggcgacggtgacggAGGAGCGGAGAGGAGGGAGCCGCCGGGGCAGCTGATGGCCGGCTGGGGCCCTCTGGCGTGGCTGTTAATGCTGGGGGATCCGGACGTCGGCGGATGGGAGCATGGAGCTGAACGGCGCGGGAGCAGGGAAGGGGACGGCGCTGATGACGGCGGCGGCAATGCCAGCTCCGGGCTCTCTGGCCCGACGATCGTGCAGTCGTTTGTTCTCGTCGCTGCTTGCTTCTTCTTCGTCTCGTTTTTCGTTTGA